A stretch of the Staphylococcus sp. NRL 16/872 genome encodes the following:
- a CDS encoding MFS transporter: MNIPKSVWWLVIGMALNITGASFLWPLNTIYMKEELGKSLTTATLVLMVNSFGMVVGNLLGGSLFDKLGGYRTILIGAFTCLTSTTLLNFFHGWPWYAVWLVLLGFGGGMIVPTIFAMAGAVWPNGGRTTFNAIYLAQNMGVALGAALGGFVAELSFNYIFIANLIMYVLFTLIAVTQFNLEYHAKMKTPDSIDIKSKENKKRFMALLALCGMFAICWIAYIQWETTIASYTQELNISLSQYSILWTVNGIMILVAQPLIRPVIVLLKGNLKAQMFVGILIFMLAFFVTSFAQQFTVFLIGMIILTFGEMFVWPAVPTIANYLAPEGKQGQYQGVVNSASTVGKTFGPFIGGVLVDTFNMSAMFIGIMLLLIVAMIFLAVFDKGLPKGKHPRNTRQ, from the coding sequence ATGAATATACCTAAATCAGTATGGTGGCTAGTTATTGGCATGGCGCTAAATATAACTGGTGCCAGCTTTTTATGGCCTTTAAACACAATTTATATGAAAGAAGAACTTGGTAAGAGTTTAACAACAGCTACGCTCGTTCTAATGGTTAACTCATTTGGCATGGTAGTTGGTAACTTACTAGGTGGTTCATTATTTGATAAATTGGGTGGTTATCGCACAATTTTGATAGGTGCCTTTACATGCTTGACTAGTACTACACTTTTAAACTTCTTCCATGGATGGCCATGGTATGCGGTTTGGCTAGTATTACTAGGATTTGGTGGTGGAATGATAGTTCCCACAATATTTGCGATGGCAGGTGCCGTTTGGCCTAACGGAGGTAGAACGACATTTAATGCCATTTATTTAGCACAAAATATGGGTGTTGCGCTTGGTGCTGCTTTAGGTGGTTTCGTAGCAGAATTGAGCTTTAATTATATCTTTATAGCAAACTTAATTATGTATGTTCTATTTACATTAATAGCAGTGACTCAATTCAATCTTGAATATCATGCTAAGATGAAAACACCTGACAGTATTGATATTAAAAGTAAAGAAAATAAAAAACGCTTCATGGCTTTACTTGCTTTATGTGGAATGTTTGCTATTTGTTGGATAGCCTATATTCAATGGGAAACAACTATCGCATCATATACACAAGAACTGAATATTTCATTATCTCAATACAGTATTCTTTGGACTGTTAATGGCATCATGATTTTAGTTGCGCAACCATTAATTAGACCTGTGATTGTTCTATTAAAAGGTAACTTAAAAGCACAAATGTTCGTTGGAATTTTAATCTTTATGCTTGCATTCTTTGTTACAAGCTTTGCTCAACAATTTACTGTGTTCTTAATTGGTATGATTATTCTAACGTTTGGTGAAATGTTTGTGTGGCCAGCAGTTCCTACTATTGCTAATTACTTGGCGCCTGAAGGTAAACAAGGTCAATACCAAGGTGTTGTTAATTCAGCCTCTACTGTAGGTAAAACATTCGGCCCATTCATCGGTGGTGTGTTGGTAGATACCTTTAATATGAGTGCAATGTTCATAGGAATTATGCTTCTTTTAATTGTTGCTATGATTTTCCTTGCTGTTTTTGACAAAGGGTTACCAAAAGGCAAACACCCTAGAAATACTCGTCAATGA
- a CDS encoding rhodanese-like domain-containing protein, which translates to MESISVDQLKEKVLDANPVNIVDVRTDEETALGIIPGAKTIPMDQIPDNLNQFNKDETYYIICAAGMRSAKVVKYLEDQGIHAVNVEGGMNEWGTEGTDIESI; encoded by the coding sequence ATGGAATCTATTAGTGTAGATCAATTAAAAGAGAAAGTACTAGACGCTAATCCAGTGAATATTGTGGATGTAAGAACTGACGAAGAAACTGCATTAGGAATTATTCCTGGAGCTAAAACAATTCCAATGGATCAAATTCCTGATAACTTAAATCAATTTAATAAAGATGAAACATACTACATTATTTGTGCTGCTGGTATGCGTAGTGCAAAAGTAGTGAAATATTTAGAAGACCAAGGTATCCATGCTGTAAACGTTGAAGGTGGCATGAATGAATGGGGTACTGAAGGAACAGATATTGAAAGTATCTAA
- the leuS gene encoding leucine--tRNA ligase: MGYNHKEIEKKWQNYWADNKTFKASDNLGQKKFYALDMFPYPSGAGLHVGHPEGYTATDIISRCKRMQGYNVLHPMGWDAFGLPAEQYALDTGNDPREFTKQNVQTFKRQIQELGFSYDWDREVNTTDPEYYKWTQWIFIQLYNKGLAYVDEVAVNWCPALGTVLSNEEVVDGVSERGGHPVYRRPMKQWVLKITEYADRLLEDLDELDWPESIKDMQRNWIGRSEGARVTFEIEDKKDSIDVFTTRPDTIYGTTFLVLSPEHALVDDITSEDKKEEVKRYQDEASKKSDLERTDLAKDKSGVFTGAYAINPLSGEKLPIWIADYVLSSYGTGAVMAVPAHDERDHEFATKFDLPIIEVIEGGDVQKEAYTGAGAHVNSGDLDGLDNEAAITKAIELLEAKGAGEKKVNYKLRDWLFSRQRYWGEPIPIIHWEDGTMTTVPEDELPLLLPETDEIKPSGTGESPLANIDEFVNVVDEKTGMKGRRETNTMPQWAGSCWYYLRYIDPHNDKMLADPEKLKHWLPVDLYIGGVEHAVLHLLYARFWHKVLYDLGVVPTKEPFQKLFNQGMILGEGNEKMSKSKGNVVNPDDIVASHGADTLRLYEMFMGPLDAAIAWSENGLDGSRRFLDRVWRLFINEDGSLSDKIVESNDNSLDKVYNQTVKKVTEDFNTLNFNTAISQLMVFINDCYKVNEIYKPYAEGFVKMLAPIAPHIGEELWNRLGNADTITYQPWPTYDESLLVDAEVEIVVQVNGKVRAKLNIPKDLSKEEMQDLALQDENVKLSIEGKDIKKIIAVPQKLVNIVAK, translated from the coding sequence TTGGGTTACAATCACAAAGAGATCGAAAAGAAATGGCAAAATTATTGGGCTGATAACAAAACTTTCAAAGCTAGCGATAATTTAGGTCAGAAGAAATTTTATGCATTAGATATGTTCCCATATCCATCAGGGGCAGGACTTCACGTAGGTCATCCAGAAGGATATACAGCAACAGATATTATTTCACGTTGTAAACGTATGCAAGGCTATAATGTATTACATCCAATGGGTTGGGATGCGTTCGGTTTACCAGCTGAACAATATGCTTTAGATACAGGTAACGATCCGAGAGAATTTACTAAACAGAATGTCCAAACGTTTAAACGTCAAATTCAAGAATTAGGTTTCAGTTACGATTGGGATAGAGAAGTAAATACGACTGACCCTGAATATTACAAATGGACACAATGGATTTTCATCCAACTTTATAACAAAGGTCTTGCTTATGTAGATGAAGTAGCAGTTAACTGGTGTCCGGCTTTAGGTACAGTGTTATCAAATGAAGAAGTTGTTGATGGTGTATCTGAACGTGGTGGTCATCCAGTATACCGTCGTCCTATGAAACAATGGGTATTAAAAATCACTGAATATGCTGATCGCTTATTAGAAGATTTAGACGAATTAGACTGGCCTGAATCAATTAAAGATATGCAACGTAACTGGATTGGTCGTTCTGAAGGTGCGCGTGTTACTTTTGAAATTGAAGATAAAAAGGACTCAATCGACGTTTTCACAACACGTCCAGATACAATTTATGGCACTACATTCTTAGTATTAAGTCCTGAACACGCATTAGTAGATGACATTACTTCAGAAGATAAAAAAGAAGAAGTGAAACGTTACCAAGATGAAGCATCTAAAAAATCTGACTTAGAACGTACAGATTTGGCTAAAGATAAATCAGGTGTATTCACAGGTGCTTATGCAATTAATCCATTATCTGGTGAAAAATTACCTATTTGGATCGCCGATTATGTATTATCAAGTTACGGTACAGGTGCAGTAATGGCGGTACCAGCTCATGACGAACGTGATCATGAATTTGCTACTAAATTTGATTTACCAATTATTGAAGTCATTGAAGGTGGCGACGTTCAAAAAGAAGCTTATACAGGTGCAGGTGCACATGTTAACTCTGGCGACTTAGATGGTTTAGATAATGAAGCGGCTATCACAAAAGCAATCGAGTTACTTGAAGCTAAAGGCGCTGGAGAAAAGAAAGTTAATTACAAATTAAGAGACTGGTTATTCAGTAGACAACGTTATTGGGGTGAACCTATTCCAATTATCCATTGGGAAGATGGCACAATGACAACCGTTCCAGAAGATGAACTACCATTATTACTTCCAGAAACAGACGAAATTAAGCCATCGGGTACTGGTGAATCTCCATTAGCGAATATCGATGAGTTTGTGAATGTTGTAGATGAAAAAACAGGCATGAAAGGCCGTCGTGAAACAAATACAATGCCACAATGGGCAGGTAGTTGCTGGTACTACTTACGTTACATCGACCCTCATAATGATAAAATGTTAGCTGATCCAGAGAAGTTAAAACATTGGTTACCAGTTGACTTATATATTGGTGGGGTAGAACATGCAGTGCTTCACTTATTATATGCTCGTTTCTGGCACAAAGTATTATATGATTTAGGTGTTGTACCGACTAAAGAGCCTTTCCAAAAATTATTTAACCAGGGTATGATTCTTGGTGAAGGTAATGAAAAAATGAGTAAATCTAAAGGTAATGTAGTTAACCCTGATGATATCGTAGCATCACATGGTGCTGATACATTACGTCTTTACGAAATGTTCATGGGACCTTTAGATGCTGCTATCGCATGGAGCGAAAATGGTTTAGATGGTTCTAGACGTTTCTTAGATAGAGTATGGCGTTTATTCATTAATGAAGATGGTTCACTTTCTGATAAAATTGTGGAAAGCAACGACAATTCATTAGATAAAGTGTACAATCAAACTGTTAAAAAAGTGACAGAAGACTTTAATACACTTAACTTCAACACTGCTATCAGTCAGTTAATGGTATTTATTAACGATTGCTATAAAGTTAACGAAATTTATAAACCATACGCAGAAGGTTTTGTTAAAATGTTAGCTCCAATTGCGCCACACATTGGTGAAGAATTATGGAACCGTTTAGGTAATGCGGATACAATTACGTACCAACCATGGCCTACTTACGATGAATCATTACTTGTGGATGCAGAAGTAGAAATCGTTGTACAAGTTAACGGAAAAGTTAGAGCTAAATTAAACATTCCTAAAGATTTATCTAAAGAAGAAATGCAAGATTTAGCATTACAAGATGAAAATGTTAAACTATCTATTGAAGGTAAAGATATTAAGAAAATTATTGCTGTACCTCAAAAACTAGTTAACATCGTTGCTAAATAA